TGCGTCACTCTTAACATAGCAAAATTACATGATGACTACACATTGACCCTATCAAAAATAAGAAACCTTAATATACAGACAGTCTTTTGTCAACAGTTTTGGCTTTTGGTCGTTGCCTTAGAGGTAGAAAAGAATTTACTGATGCAGAGTTGTTTGGGTCCTTCATTAGTAACAGCACCCTtaggcttttttattttgtttgaccGTTTCTCAGGGCTGGGTTTTCTCTTCTTTTCCtgaaaatgtgtgaaatgttAGGGTAGGGcaaaaacagaattttaataataaattagatatgaaaattaaaataagtcaaaaacaacaaacagtGCAAAGAATGAAGCATGTGCAAACTCAGGAACACTTACCTTACTGTCCACCTTGCTTGAAGATTCATAGAGCTTCATAATCTGTGCAAATGAAAATACAAGATCTTTACATACATGTGAATGACAGTAACaacaaagtttaaaaaagtatttaaaaaaaaatatgcatttcttgTACACAAGATTTTTTGTATACACAAACAATTCATGTAGTTTTAAGGTTAATCTGTCTTTACTGTGAAACCCATGAAAATATACACAACCTTTTTAACCCCAGTGGATACAGCCGCCTCCTTCAGAGCAGATTTAGTGAGCCAGCAGGTCCTCTGCTCTTGCTCTCCTTCTGACCAGTCAGACACACGCAAAGAAAAGACTATATATGTTTGATGGATGTGGGAGAAAATGTGCACCACCTGATAGAGAACATGAAAGACATGAATGAATATCAAACACATGCATTGTAACCAAACGTGCACATCATCACCGAAGATGCAAATCAAATATTGACCCAAGATGATATGTTTTGGGGAAAACACAAACCTCTCCCACAAACTGCACTGAGTTAGCATCTAGAGATTTTTCCAGCAATTTTTGAATCATGTCACATATCAAGCCTTTATATTTATTCTCACTGACGTCTGCTGCCAAGAGCATGCTGGGCAGCTCCCACATCCCTGCCAAGAGTCCTGCAACACATCAGTGTAATCCAAAATCATATTGTTCAtgatattttccattttctaGAAACCTTTTCTCATTCACCCAGTAAAAACTATTGTTTCACCTTTGCTCGGTCTTTGAGTGAGAAAATACTCCATCTCTTCTCCGGCTTGCTGGCGTTCCACTATACAGGTTAGTGTTTGCTCCACACGTGGAGCTTTTTTAACAGGCTTTCTTGGGTAATTCTGCACCCCCAGCTGAGGGTCCCAGTCCTCTGACAGACACAGGTCACAGCTGCCAGCAGCCACTGTCAGAGAATGTGAACGTGCATTAGACACTGCTTTTGATTTATAGATCTGAAGTATGGATCAAAAGAGAATATTTCATGATTAACCGAAGACTTTACAACTTACAACAATTCTCTATGTCAGGAACTGAGGTGTTGAGCTTTGAGACACGTTTACTTAGAAGCCTTTTGGAGTCAATCTCTTGTTTAATGCTCACCTAAAGTATAAGAGACATCAAATGTGATGTATAATAATTTGACAGTTTTACATAAAAGCATTTTGGTGAGAACTGCTCAGCAGTACCTTCCTAAAGGCATGACAATGGGTTTGAACAGGACACTGGCCACATAGAGGGGATTTTGGGGTACAGACTCTGGCCCCTAATTCCATCATAGCCTGATTAAAGTCTCCGGGTTTCTCTGGGTCAACAAGTGTATCAGAAATTTTCCTGAAATATGCCAATAAATAGACCAATTAAAACCAACATTTTACATATCAGATATACATTTGCTTAACGGTACAATCAGCTTGATGTGTCTTTTATTACCACAAAGCATCTGTTACAGCAGGACTGGTGCTGTCTGCACCTATGGCTCGAATGCGACAGAGAACTCGAATGACATTTCCATCAACTGCACCGGTCACCTGGAGAACAACAAACatcattgcattaaataaataaaaagcatttattgcTAAATATTCACAGTGTTTAATATAAGTTTCCCCAAATATAGGATCTTTAAGATGTtaaagattgtttttatttagcaataCTTAAGGCTATGTCCACACGAGGCCAGAGCTTttccaatccgatctttttttctcatctcaagaaatatctgcgtccacacaaaaccacataacttacaaaaaaagaaaaaaaaatatgttgtatacataccagaccagcatgtggcgctgtaattctgctaTAGATATGCACAAAAAAACGGACTACGCAAATAAACCTTGTGCGTAGTAAACAAAAaacatagaaaaataaatgtattaatgttaataaaaagacaattgctCAGtgtatgttcatgtttttgttgcggTAACATGACACAGGGGTGTCTGACTAGGGGTAAGATTTGGGCTGATGacttcacaagtaatccacacaaatccagtccatcagttaatgtcttgaagaaaaaaaaaaatctgtgtgattgtaaaaaaaacaaaaacaaatccatcattaagattaagatttcccttgatttaacttcaaactgttgcttccagctaaaatacaagtcctctatacatattattgttttctccagtaaaaaatctgattcaggagaaaaatatgcagAAATGAGTCACAGTTTACAAGAGAAAACAGTCCTAAACTAATACGTGGTGCATCAAGTTAACAGATAGAAGtaataaatatcttcatgatggatttgtttctaacaaacatgcaacttttcacttcacaaaatgttaatttatggaCTGGAGTTGAATCCCTTTtgatcattgattttttttatcagctttttgggcTTTCATTCGGATGGCACACATTCAATGCAATTGaggcattggtgagcaagtataaaatgctacatttctcatcATATTCATCACCATCTTTGACagcttgagggcgagtaaatttCACCTATTTTTTTAGGCGAACCAtttctttgagaaaatggaaCAAATCTAATGTACCTGTCCAAGTGCTATAGAACTGATTGCGCCTGCTGTGTAACGTCCAACTCCAGGCAGCTGTTTTAGCAGTCCTGCTGTGGTCTTTGGCATCTGTCCATCCAGTTCTGATACCACCTATTGTAAGAATCAAGCCTTTTAATATGTGCAGATTATTACACAAATATATGAAAGCAAACATCTTAATTATATCTAAATTCTGCATTACTATGTTTAAACCTACTTTCTGAGCACCTTCGTGCAGCCTGCGTCCTCGAGAGTAGTATCCAAGACCCGCCCACATTTGGTTCACTTCCTGCAGGTAGACAATAATACACCACTGTCAGGTGCTCACTTTGTctctgtctttttattttgtgcatgtcTATGGATTTAACCATCACCTCCAGTGTGGCTGCAGCAAGTTTTTCCACAGTTGGCCATCTCTAAAAATAAAGACGCAGAAACAGCATAAAATGTGGCATTCCAGAGGTACTGTGAGAGGAGATATCAAACAGCTTGGCTACCTTCATCCATCTGTTATAGTAGTCTATCACTGTGGCAACTTGGGTCTGCTGTAACATGATCTCTGAGACCCACACTGAGGACAACatcagaaaaaattaaataaatacacttacataaaaatataaaaaaaaggatttaggTTAAGGTGATCATGAAAGTAAAACACTTTTTCATACCTCCATATGTCCTGATATTAACATCTGGTTCTGTCATAGCCTGTAtggattaaaacacacacacacacacacacacacaaaagactgATCTCATTTCAATGTCTTATTTGCAATGAATGCAACTAAACAATTTTGTAACGGTTTTTGTCATAAACATTAGTTAAACCACTGAAACAAATAACCCTCAAGTAGAACTAACACACTTTACCCCACAGTCAACATTTtgggaaaaattaaataattcccAGCTAACTAAATAATTTATGTGCTTTTACACAGACTATTTATTTTACCAGTATAATTCATGTTTTTAGGCCTACAATCATTCTCCCCTGCAATACATTAAATGTCctttaacatgcaaaaataaaaaaataaaagaaatagcaCTGAAATGCTGATCACTTCCTATGAGCATCTACAGCTGTATATCATGGGCCCAAAAAAAGCGTAGTAACTTGACAAAAAACTATGTACGGTCTGTTAGATTAGGTTATTTACTAATTAAGAATATTATGTATTTACCAGTGTCCTCCAGGGCAGCTCTCTCTTATTCTGATCATACCATTGCAGTAGGTGAGAGCGGAAAAGAGGGATTTCAGTTGGATCATGGAAAAAGTGGTATGATGAGGAAGGTCCCGTTTCAGACGGTTCCTCTGGTGGAAATAAGAACTCAAACTtaaacattataacattttaaaagcaaaCGTCGTGTTGCCTTGATTTATAACGTCTCTCAGTTGCACAGAGAACCACTCACCCTCTTTAATGGCGGGCTTTGAGTTCTTCTTATTGCTGGATTTGATCACCTCTGTGCTTTCTAGAGCGGCTGTCTTCCCCTTATGCACTGCAGATCTTAACCTGCTCATAGCGCTAAACCAATCTTTAACTAATTAGTAAACAACCTGTGGTACACTTAAAACTCCCTTAAAACTTTAAGTTAAAATCAAAACTATCTTCACATGGTCGCTATTATGGGAAAAGAAATACAACGAAATAAACCTCAGACCGTTGAAAATCATAAACGACGTGCAAAGTACTACCGTTAGTAATGCAACAAGGAAGGAACAAGCGTGTTTTCTCAACTTGCAGCAGTAGCcaaggtctctgcaggaaagtaatgggagttactagatcagggtgtttttagaccatgacacctgattggctgacgtcatagtgatgtaggtttaggggtggggttaggtaagATGGGTCATTTTGATTGCAATGATtaagaaacacccagcagtttgaaaacacccacaagctGTAGCGCTCCCGCCTTCGCCAAAAACACTGGAGTATGATCTGACGTCATCGCGCGGGCGTGGTTTGTTCGCAAGGTCAAAGAGCATAGTAAAAATCTCTAAAAAGAGAATGTCTAATATGAGACGGGCTCTGATGTAAACCAAATTTTGCAAattttataaatgactttgaGTTAACGTTATATGTAAATTTCTTGgcgcaaacacaaaacaaacaaagcactGAAACCATAGAATGCTCTCAAAGcattgaaaattatatattttttaaaaatcttttttttttactgttaatttgATCATGTGAATATGTATTATCTATTTTCCAGTCGGACTAAATTAATAAAGCATTGGGGTGGGGGGGTGAGTTAGGTCAAGGAGCATGCGCAGTTTAAAAGTTCCCTTGTAAACCCCGAAACCGTGTGACAGCGGCATCATCTGCGGAGATCTCGAGTTGGTTTCATTTTTGTGCATATCtaacatgaataataaatataacagCAAGCACTGAATATTACCGAATGTAAAGACTTGAGGAAACAACTCTTTGAGGCTTTCAAAGTTAGTggagaaataattaaaataacgtTACCTAATACTGCATCATTACTTTTCATCATTATAAATCATATACTCTTACGGAAATTAACTAACGTATGGTTTTATTACAGTAATCATAGTTTAACCATGCATTTGTACTGAACCGTAATAACCACATTTTATCTCACTAATGGAACCATATTTTACAATAACATTCATAGTAAAACAGTAACCCatataatattcaataatatCTAACGTTACACAGCACATTTTTCCCCTATTCAACACGTCTGTTTAATTTAGTTATTAGCTAAAGTTAGCATAATTTGTTATGATACTTACATGACAAAGACATTACAatctattttataatgtaatgctTGAGTTTTCTAGTGAACCCATATTTAATAGAACCAAAGAAATATGCTATAGAAGACTGTTATTTGTAATTCCTTATTTTATGGATcaaaacaccaacaacaaaaaaaaggctGTTTAAAGCTGTGTTCAAGAATTTGAATTCTGATCCTCAAGCACTGtagaaaaataaaaggaaaatgaaagGACATTGTAATTAAACATTGGTGTCtttcaaataaagacaaaaaacataCAACCTAGCCATGTCTCTCTAGATATGTCAACTCACCACATGAAATGTTCACTTTATTTGAGCATAAAATGTCAGCTTGAATGTCATCCATGTTCAAATGTAGGACATCAGCATTGTGCTATAAACAACATGCagagaaacacattttaaagttaacTAACTGTATATTgacttgatatttttattttatataaa
The Carassius auratus strain Wakin unplaced genomic scaffold, ASM336829v1 scaf_tig00005427, whole genome shotgun sequence genome window above contains:
- the LOC113070945 gene encoding adenine DNA glycosylase-like, whose amino-acid sequence is MSRLRSAVHKGKTAALESTEVIKSSNKKNSKPAIKEEEPSETGPSSSYHFFHDPTEIPLFRSHLLQWYDQNKRELPWRTLAMTEPDVNIRTYGVWVSEIMLQQTQVATVIDYYNRWMKRWPTVEKLAAATLEEVNQMWAGLGYYSRGRRLHEGAQKVVSELDGQMPKTTAGLLKQLPGVGRYTAGAISSIALGQVTGAVDGNVIRVLCRIRAIGADSTSPAVTDALWKISDTLVDPEKPGDFNQAMMELGARVCTPKSPLCGQCPVQTHCHAFRKVSIKQEIDSKRLLSKRVSKLNTSVPDIENCLAAGSCDLCLSEDWDPQLGVQNYPRKPVKKAPRVEQTLTCIVERQQAGEEMEYFLTQRPSKGLLAGMWELPSMLLAADVSENKYKGLICDMIQKLLEKSLDANSVQFVGEVVHIFSHIHQTYIVFSLRVSDWSEGEQEQRTCWLTKSALKEAAVSTGVKKIMKLYESSSKVDSKEKKRKPSPEKRSNKIKKPKGAVTNEGPKQLCISKFFSTSKATTKSQNC